From a region of the Alkalidesulfovibrio alkalitolerans DSM 16529 genome:
- the fliR gene encoding flagellar biosynthetic protein FliR has protein sequence MNIFNFDPATTFSLLLTIIRVSLVVFLLPFFGASNVPTQVKAALCLAFSLAVWPQLSFPGQAMPASIWAILIMLLGELVLGMLLGFVVRFMFAAVQFGGAIIDFQMGFGMVNTVDPLTGQQEPVTSHFLYMVTLLTFLALNGHLYLLSGLTRTFELIPPGGIILSARLGEKVIELAGSIFILGVKVAAPVMVAVLLVDIALALISRVAPQMHLLVFGFPLKTSVGFIFLGLIFTSLARFTGEFIAGLGTTLDVILRIAAGLPVR, from the coding sequence ATGAACATCTTCAACTTCGATCCGGCCACCACCTTCAGCCTTTTGCTGACGATCATCCGCGTCAGTCTGGTGGTCTTTCTGCTGCCGTTCTTCGGCGCCTCCAACGTCCCGACCCAGGTCAAGGCCGCCTTGTGCCTGGCATTTTCCCTGGCGGTCTGGCCGCAGCTCTCGTTTCCCGGCCAAGCCATGCCTGCGAGCATCTGGGCCATCCTGATCATGCTCCTGGGCGAACTCGTGCTCGGCATGCTCCTGGGGTTCGTGGTCCGCTTCATGTTTGCCGCCGTGCAGTTCGGCGGAGCTATCATCGACTTTCAGATGGGCTTCGGCATGGTCAACACCGTGGACCCCCTGACCGGACAACAGGAGCCCGTGACCTCCCATTTCCTGTACATGGTCACCTTGCTGACCTTCCTTGCGCTCAACGGACACCTGTACCTGCTCAGCGGTCTGACGCGCACCTTCGAACTCATCCCGCCCGGAGGGATCATCCTCTCGGCCCGGCTCGGCGAAAAAGTGATCGAATTGGCCGGTAGCATCTTCATTCTCGGCGTCAAGGTCGCCGCGCCGGTCATGGTCGCGGTCCTGCTCGTGGATATCGCCCTGGCGCTCATTTCCCGCGTGGCGCCGCAGATGCACCTGCTGGTCTTCGGCTTCCCCCTGAAGACCAGCGTAGGCTTCATCTTCCTCGGCCTGATCTTCACCTCTCTCGCCAGGTTCACCGGCGAATTCATCGCGGGCCTGGGCACAACCCTCGACGTCATCCTGCGCATCGCGGCGGGACTGCCGGTCAGGTGA